The Streptomyces sp. NBC_00236 DNA window GGCGCCCTGGGCGCCCCAGCCGATGACCTCGTCGCCGGGCTGCCACTCGGGGTCGTCCGATTCGACGACGACGCCGGCGAACTCCGTCCCGAGGACCATCGGCACGCTTCCGCCGAAGGTGCCTGCGCGCCGACGGGCGTCGACGGGGTTCAGACCGCCGGTGCGCACGGCGACGCGTACCTGGCGTCGCCCCAGCGGGGGAGACGGGTGTTCCTCGATGGCGATGACCGTCGGCGGGCCGAAGCGGCGTGCGACGGCGATGCGGCCGTTCCTCGACATGACCTTCTCCTTCTCTGGGGGTGGTGCGACCCATTTATCTGTAACTACAGATAAATGGGTTTCATTCCCTGCGGTCGGGGTGGTGTGGGATGCGTTCTGCGGGCGGGGCCGTGGTGGGCGTGTCGCTCTACGGGCGAGTGCGGGCGGGTGCCACGCCCTCGTGCGTCACCATGCGGCGGGCGAAGGCGAGGAGCGGTGCGACGTCCGCATCGTCGATGAGTGGCTCGAATTCCCGGGCGATGCCGGCGAGGTGTGCCGCGGTGGCCCGCTCGATCAGGTCGGCTCCTCGTTCCGTCAGGGAGACCTGGATGACGCGTGCGTCGTCCGGGCTCGCCTCGCGGTTGACGAGTCCCGCCTCGGTCAGGCGGCTGATGAGGTGCGAAGCCGATCCCGAGCTGTAGAGGAGTGACTGTGCCAGCTGGGTGGTCCGGAGCGTGTGGTCCGGCGCCTCCCAGAGGGAGAGCAGTGCCTCGTACGCGGGAACGGTGAGCCCGTAGCCGTTCTTGAGTTCTGCCGCGAGGCCGGTCAGCATCGAGCGCTGGCCGAGCAGCAGGCCCCGCCAGATCTCCTGGCGCGGAGTCAGTGGAGTGGGCATGGTGAGCTCCGATCGGGGCTGCGGCTGAGGCGCGCTTCACTTTACCTGTATCTACAGATAAATGGCGAACAGGGGCTCCGGACACGAGGTGCGCGTGCGCTTCCGTGCGCACGGGTACCTCGTGCCCGGCTCGGGCTCATCGCGGGTCGCTCCGGGACCGGCCGGCGGCTTCGCCGGCCCGGCCGTTCTGCGTCCGGACCCGCTCACCCCCGCCCCGACGGCCGGTCCGCGACCTTCGCGATCCGGTCCGTGCCGGGGCGCGGGGACGTGAGTTCGCGGCGGTCGGCCGCGCGGTAGGCGGCGTACATGCCGTGGACGCCGAGCCAGCGCAGGGGTTCGGGTTCCCAGCGGCGGACGCGGTGGTTGACCCAGGGGAGGGTGGTCAGTTCGGTGGGGCCGGACTGGCCGGAGTCCTGCTGGATGAGGTCGCGCAGGGTGCGGGCGGCGAGGTTGGTGGTGGCGACGCCCGAGCCGACGTAGCCGCCCGCCCAGCCGAGACCGGTGGAGCGGTCGAGGGTGGCGGTGGCGCACCAGTCGCGGGGGACGCCGAGGACGCCGGACCAGGCGTGGGCGATCGGGGTGCCGGCGGTGGTGGGGAAGAGGCGGGTCAGGAGTTCGCGCAGGGCCTCGATGGTGGCGGGTTGCGTGCGGCCGTCGTTGTCGGTGGCGGAGCCGTAGCGGTAGGGGACGCCGCGGCCGCCGAGGGCGATGCGGTCGTCGGCGGTGCGCTGGGCGTACAGGTAGGCGTGGGCCATGTCGCCGAGGGTTTCGCGGCCGTCCCAGCCGATGGTGTCCCAGACGGAGGCGGGCAGGGGCTCGGTGATGATCATGGAGGAGTTCATCGGGAGCCAGGTGCGCTTCTGGCCCTTGAGGCCTGCGGTGAAGCCTTCGGTGCAGCGCAGGACGTACGGGGCGCGGACGGTGCCGTAGGGGGTGACGGCGTGTTTGGGCCTGATCTCGGTGACGGGGGTCGACTCGTGGATCGTGACGCCGAGTGCCTCCACGGTGTCGGCGAGGCCGGTGACCAGTTTCGCGGGGTGCAGCCGGGCGCCGTGCGGGGTCCAGGTGGAGCCGACGGCGCCGTTGACGCGGATGCGCTCGGCGGTCTCGCGGGCGCCGTGCAGGGTGCGGTCGGTTTCGCCGAAGGCGATCTCGACGCTGTGGAAGTCCTTGAGGCGGGCGAGTTGGGCGGGGGTGTACGCGACTTCGAGGACGCCGCCGCGGTGGATGTCGGCGTCGATCTTCTCTTCGGCGGCGACGTTGATGACTTCGGTGACGGTGTCGTTCATCGCCTGCTGGAGGCGGACGGCGGCGTCGTGGCCGTGGAGTTTCGCGTAGCGGTCGCGGCCGGCGATGCCGTTGTAGAGCCAGCCGCCGTTGCGCCCGGAGGCGCCGTAGCCGCAGAACTTGGCTTCCAGGACGGTGATGTTGAGGAAGGGGACGGCCTTCTTGAGGTAGTACGCCGTCCAGAGTCCGGTGTATCCGCCGCCGACGATGCAGACGTCGGCGGTGCTGTCGCCGGGCAGGGGTTCGCGGGGGGTCGGAATGCCCCGGTCCGCGTACCAGAAGGATATGCCGCCGTTGACGGTGCTCATGTTTCCCCTGCTGTCCGTGTGGCTGTGGAGTGCGGTGTTCTGTGGCGGGAGGTTACTGCTCGGGGCGGGGATTCGTCTTGTGGGCGGTGCGGGTGAGCGGGTAGCAGGCGAGGCCGATGAGGGCGGCGGTGAAGTGGCCGACGTCGGTGAAGGTGGCGCCGGTGACGAGGGGGGCGCCGTAGATGACGAGGACGGCGAAGAGGTAGACGTACCGCCAGGGGCGTGCCACGTAGTAGGTGAGGACGGCGACGATGCCGGCGAGCGCGTAGCTGACGCCGACGTCGAGGGTGTTGACGGCGGTCTCGGGGGCGTGGCCGTGCTGGATGGCCCAGGCGAGGACGCCTTCGCTGACGAGGGTGGCGAGGACGTGGGCGGTGGCGGCGACGGTGAGCCAGCGCAGGGTGCCGAGGCGGCGTTCGGCGGGGGCGTGGAAGACGGTGTAGAGGGCGGCGTAGGGGAGCCAGGTGCCGCCGTCGATCCAGAAGGCGCTGCTGATGAGGACGCGGACGGGGTTGCGGGAGAGCTCGTGGATGTTGGTGGACCGCTGGCGGAGGAAGTCCTCCTCGAAGGCGGGTGACATCTGGTGGACGATGACGGTGGTGACGAAGAGGACGGTCAGCCAGATGTACGTGCCGGGTGCGCTGCGGACCCAGGAGCCGGCGCTGCGGATCCACGCGGCGGGTGCGGGGCGGGGCCGTGTGGGCGGGGCGGGGTGGCTCGGGGGCATAGCCGATTGACGCACGCTCCTAGGATCGGTGGCGTGATTGACATTCCGGATGCGCTGATCGCCACTCAGACCAAGTACAACGGTGCGGCGGGGCGGGCGTTCGTGGCCGCGCTGCCGGGGATGGCGGCGGATCTCCTGGAGCGGTGGGGGCTGCGTCCGGACGGTGCGGCCATGTACGGGGTGTGTGCGCTGGTTCTTCCGGTGGTGCGGGTGGCGGACGGGCGGCCGGCGGCGTTGAAGTTGCAGCCGGTGGACGAGGAGACGGCGGGGGAGCCGGTCGCGCTGCGGTGGTGGGGTGAGGCGGATGCGGGTGCGGTGGAGTTGCTGGAGCACGACGCGGTGACGGGGGCGATGTTGCTGGAGCGGTTGGACGGCGCGCGTGCGTTGTCGGGGGTGGCGGATGCGCGGGAGGCGGTGCGGGTCGTCGGGGGGCTGCTGGCGGGGCTGACGTCGGTACGGGTCGCGGAGGGGGCGGGGTTGCGGGGGCTGGGGGAGGTGGCGGCGCGGATGGTGGAGGCGGCGCCGGTGGTGGCGGCGCGGTTGGCGGATGCGGGGGAGCGGCAGCTGGTGGCGGACTGCGCGGCGGCGGTGCGGGAGGTGGCGGGGGAGCCGGGGGACCGGTTGCTGCACTGGGATCTGCATTTCGGGAATGTGCTGGCGGGGCGGGGTGAGGGCGGTGGACGGAGCGGCCGGTGGGTGGCGATCGATCCGAAGCCGTTGGTGGGTGATGCGGGGTTCGAGCTGTTTCCGGCGTTGGCGGACCGGTTCGACGCGGCGGACGTGGTGTGGCGGTTCGATCTGCTGACGGAGGCGCTGGGGCTGGACCGCGGGCGGGCGCGGGCGTGGACGCTGGGGAGGGTGCTGCAGAACGCGGGCTGGGAAACGGAGGAGGGCGGGCGTCGCCTGGTCCGGAAGCATGCCGAGCTGGCGCGGCGGTTGCTGGGGCGGGGGTAGGGGAGCGCTGGTGTCGGCGGTTGGCGGGCCGGGGGTGGCGGGCGCGCCGGGGCTGTTTACGCTGCCTCCATGATTCGTACTGCTACCGCTGCCGATGTTCCCGCGATTCACACGATGGTCCGTGAGCTGGCCGATTACGAGAAGGCGCTGCATGAGGCGAAGGCCTCCGAGGAGCAGTTGCACGAGGCGTTGTTCGGTGAGCGGCCTGCCGCGTACGCGCACGTCGCGGAGTCGGACGAGGACGGCGAGGCTGTCGGTTTCGCTCTGTGGTTCCTGAACTTCTCGACGTGGCGCGGGGTGCACGGCATCTACCTGGAGGACCTGTACGTGCGTCCCGAGCGGCGCGGCGGCGGGCACGGGAAGGCGCTGCTGACGGAGCTGGCGCGGATCTGTGTGGAGCGTGGTTATGAGCGGCTGGAGTGGTCGGTGCTGAACTGGAACGCCCCGTCCATCGCGTTCTACGAGTCCCTGGGCGCGCGGCCGCAGGACGAGTGGACGGTGTACCGGCTGACGGACGGGGCGTTGGCGGAGCTCGGGGGCTGAGGTCCCGCCCGGTTCAGGGGATGAGCACGACTTTGCCGGTCGTGCCGCGGGTTTCGAGGTCGCGGTGGGCGGCGGCTGCTTCGGCGAGCGGGTAGCGCTGGACGGCGGGGCGCAGCCGGCCGGCCGCGGCTTCGGCGAGGGCGCGGGTTTCGAGGGCGCGCAGGCCGCCGCCGCGTTGGATCATGGCGGGGCCGAGGACGCTCTCGGAGGTGATGGAGCGGGTGGCGAGTTCGTCGTCGGTGAAGGTGAGCGGGCGGCCGTCGTGGAGTCCGCTGCCGGACCAGCCGTAGACGATGTGCTGTCCGCCTTTGCCGAGGAGGTCGACGGCGGCGCGGGCGGTGGTGGAACCGACGGAGTCGTACACGACGGTGGCGGTCCGGCCGAGGGTGTCGAGGTGGGCGCGGACGTGGCGGGGCCAGTCGGGGAGCGTGTAGTCGACGGCGAGGTCGGCGCCGTTGGCGTGGGCGAGTGCGACCTTGGCGGGGCCGCCGGCGAGGGCGATGACGGTGGCTCCGGCGTTCTTGGCGTACTGGACGAGCAGGGTGCCGATGCCGCCTGCGGCCGCGGTGACGACGGCGACGGAGTCCGGGCCGAGCGGCGTGAATCCGAGGATGCCGAGGGTGGTGCGGCCGGTGCCGATCATGGCGACGGCTGCGGCGTCGTCGAGGCCGTCGGGTACCGGGTGGAGCTTGTCGGCCTCGGTGACGGTGAGTTCGGCGTAGCCGCCGGGGGCGTTGCCGATGTGGGCGACGACGTGGCGGCCGAGCCAGGTGGGGTCGGTGCCCTCGCCGAGTGATTCGACGATGCCGGCGACCTCGCGGCCGGGGACGGTGGGCAGCGGGGTGGGGGCGGGGTACGGACCGGTCATGCCTTCGCGCAGGGCGGTGTCGAGGAGGTGTACGCCGGCGGCGCGGACGGCGATGCGGACCTGGCCGGGGCCGGGGACGGGGTCGTCGGTGTGTTCGTAGGTGAGGTTCTCGGCGGGGCCGAAGGTGTGGAGGCGGACGGCGTGCATGGTGGGCTCCCCGGGGTGTGGTCTCGGTGTGCCCACCCTCCGGCCTCAAGTGCGCTTGAGGTCAAGCGGTGTGCCGGCGTGGGGTGGTGTTCCCGGCCGGACCGGCGGGGCGTTGTCAGTGGGGTGCGTCACGATGGGGGGATGGTGCGCAGCGGCGGTAGTGGTGGCGGTACGGGCAGGGCCGGCAGGGGAGCGAAGGGCGGGGTCGCCGAGGCCCGGCGCCCGGAGGTGCGGCTGCCTGTGCTGGTGGCGTACGAGGGCGGTGGGCTGGAGCCGGACGGGGATTACGACGGTGTGCGGTTCGACGGGGTGGATCTGGCGGACGAGTCGGGTCCGGGGGCGCGTTTCATGGACTGCGCGCTGGACGGCTGCGCTCTGGACCGTACGGAGCTGGTCAGGGCCCGGTTCATCGACTCGGTGCTGACGGGGGTGCGGGGGGTGGGCACCGATCTCGCGGGGGTGGCGCTGCGGGATGTGGAGATCGTGGACGCGCGTCTGGGCGGGGTGCAGATGCACGGTGCGGTGCTGGAGCGGGTCCTGATCAGGGGCGGGAAGATCGACTACCTGAATCTGCGGAAGGCCCGGCTGAAGGACGTGGTGTTCGAGGGGTGTGTGTTGTCCGAGCCGGATTTCGGGGATGCGCAGCTGACCCGGGTGGAGTTCCGGGACTGTGTGCTGAAGCGGGCCGATTTCAGTGCGGCGCGGATGGAGTCGGTGGATCTGCGGACGGTCGCGGAGCTGGACATCGCGCGGGGCGTGGAGCGGCTGGCCGGTGCGGTGATCAGTCCGTCGCAGCTGATGGAGCTGGCTCCGGCGTTCGCGGCGCAGATCGGGGTGCGGGTGGAGGTGTGACGGGAGCCGCCGGCGGCCGGGTCAGAGGCGGGGGAAGCGGGCCTGGAGGTCCCAGACGGTGGGGTTGTCGGCGAGGCCTTCGTGCATGTCGGCGAGGTCGGCGATGAGGTCGTGCAGGAAGTC harbors:
- a CDS encoding zinc-binding dehydrogenase, translating into MHAVRLHTFGPAENLTYEHTDDPVPGPGQVRIAVRAAGVHLLDTALREGMTGPYPAPTPLPTVPGREVAGIVESLGEGTDPTWLGRHVVAHIGNAPGGYAELTVTEADKLHPVPDGLDDAAAVAMIGTGRTTLGILGFTPLGPDSVAVVTAAAGGIGTLLVQYAKNAGATVIALAGGPAKVALAHANGADLAVDYTLPDWPRHVRAHLDTLGRTATVVYDSVGSTTARAAVDLLGKGGQHIVYGWSGSGLHDGRPLTFTDDELATRSITSESVLGPAMIQRGGGLRALETRALAEAAAGRLRPAVQRYPLAEAAAAHRDLETRGTTGKVVLIP
- a CDS encoding rhomboid-like protein, translated to MPPSHPAPPTRPRPAPAAWIRSAGSWVRSAPGTYIWLTVLFVTTVIVHQMSPAFEEDFLRQRSTNIHELSRNPVRVLISSAFWIDGGTWLPYAALYTVFHAPAERRLGTLRWLTVAATAHVLATLVSEGVLAWAIQHGHAPETAVNTLDVGVSYALAGIVAVLTYYVARPWRYVYLFAVLVIYGAPLVTGATFTDVGHFTAALIGLACYPLTRTAHKTNPRPEQ
- a CDS encoding pentapeptide repeat-containing protein produces the protein MVRSGGSGGGTGRAGRGAKGGVAEARRPEVRLPVLVAYEGGGLEPDGDYDGVRFDGVDLADESGPGARFMDCALDGCALDRTELVRARFIDSVLTGVRGVGTDLAGVALRDVEIVDARLGGVQMHGAVLERVLIRGGKIDYLNLRKARLKDVVFEGCVLSEPDFGDAQLTRVEFRDCVLKRADFSAARMESVDLRTVAELDIARGVERLAGAVISPSQLMELAPAFAAQIGVRVEV
- a CDS encoding GNAT family N-acetyltransferase, coding for MIRTATAADVPAIHTMVRELADYEKALHEAKASEEQLHEALFGERPAAYAHVAESDEDGEAVGFALWFLNFSTWRGVHGIYLEDLYVRPERRGGGHGKALLTELARICVERGYERLEWSVLNWNAPSIAFYESLGARPQDEWTVYRLTDGALAELGG
- a CDS encoding aminoglycoside phosphotransferase family protein, producing MIDIPDALIATQTKYNGAAGRAFVAALPGMAADLLERWGLRPDGAAMYGVCALVLPVVRVADGRPAALKLQPVDEETAGEPVALRWWGEADAGAVELLEHDAVTGAMLLERLDGARALSGVADAREAVRVVGGLLAGLTSVRVAEGAGLRGLGEVAARMVEAAPVVAARLADAGERQLVADCAAAVREVAGEPGDRLLHWDLHFGNVLAGRGEGGGRSGRWVAIDPKPLVGDAGFELFPALADRFDAADVVWRFDLLTEALGLDRGRARAWTLGRVLQNAGWETEEGGRRLVRKHAELARRLLGRG
- a CDS encoding NAD(P)/FAD-dependent oxidoreductase; amino-acid sequence: MSTVNGGISFWYADRGIPTPREPLPGDSTADVCIVGGGYTGLWTAYYLKKAVPFLNITVLEAKFCGYGASGRNGGWLYNGIAGRDRYAKLHGHDAAVRLQQAMNDTVTEVINVAAEEKIDADIHRGGVLEVAYTPAQLARLKDFHSVEIAFGETDRTLHGARETAERIRVNGAVGSTWTPHGARLHPAKLVTGLADTVEALGVTIHESTPVTEIRPKHAVTPYGTVRAPYVLRCTEGFTAGLKGQKRTWLPMNSSMIITEPLPASVWDTIGWDGRETLGDMAHAYLYAQRTADDRIALGGRGVPYRYGSATDNDGRTQPATIEALRELLTRLFPTTAGTPIAHAWSGVLGVPRDWCATATLDRSTGLGWAGGYVGSGVATTNLAARTLRDLIQQDSGQSGPTELTTLPWVNHRVRRWEPEPLRWLGVHGMYAAYRAADRRELTSPRPGTDRIAKVADRPSGRG
- a CDS encoding MarR family winged helix-turn-helix transcriptional regulator; its protein translation is MPTPLTPRQEIWRGLLLGQRSMLTGLAAELKNGYGLTVPAYEALLSLWEAPDHTLRTTQLAQSLLYSSGSASHLISRLTEAGLVNREASPDDARVIQVSLTERGADLIERATAAHLAGIAREFEPLIDDADVAPLLAFARRMVTHEGVAPARTRP